A window of the Ostrea edulis chromosome 1, xbOstEdul1.1, whole genome shotgun sequence genome harbors these coding sequences:
- the LOC125657456 gene encoding alpha-2C adrenergic receptor-like: MNTTECPGHSEEIHCEEDDGRPGCPMARSDIIVITMLAVFSVIGIIGNGIVIFVYTKKKDKLTSSVFILGLAVYDFLTCSIIIPYTACMIYLRFMISYDALCKIYMFLITFSVPLSAFLMVAIAVDRYLCICHPFLHLLTKNRARAVIGLLTVFACVLGVLSCISYSVYKKRDSSSSEYVNCTISTHDVKNDVQENLTSSEKYVNTGQCDYPGTIVSMEYLITWQKIYSSFYLISLIIVLLLYIMIYHSVTRRRSKRRKQKALNNISLKASLKEPPKQNNHSPSSSYTVLAVDENNETTKEPVNLQVEMRENGVSSRPVERAANETSPLQQQPSRGEHTHHHHHQRDHDTIANIKTALMLFIVAVVFIIAFFPAWLMALNAIDHNNIIFYMYFAYNVTNPIIYAFMNPTFRSDVKKICH; encoded by the coding sequence ATGAACACTACCGAGTGTCCCGGTCACAGCGAAGAGATCCACTGCGAAGAGGATGACGGTAGACCAGGGTGTCCGATGGCTAGGTCCGACATCATCGTCATCACCATGCTGGCAGTCTTCAGTGTCATTGGTATCATTGGTAACGGAATCGTCATTTTCGTCTACACGAAAAAGAAGGACAAACTCACGTCATCAGTCTTTATTCTTGGATTAGCTGTGTATGATTTCTTGACCTGTTCCATTATTATACCCTACACAGCCTGCATGATCTATTTGAGGTTTATGATTTCGTACGATGCCTTGTGCAAGATTTACATGTTCCTGATTACATTCAGCGTGCCGTTATCGGCCTTCCTTATGGTGGCGATTGCAGTGGACCGTTACCTCTGTATCTGTCATCCGTTCTTGCATTTACTGACTAAAAATCGGGCCAGGGCCGTCATTGGTTTGCTGACCGTGTTTGCTTGTGTTCTGGGTGTACTGAGTTGTATTTCGTACTCTGTATACAAGAAAAGGGATTCTTCATCATCAGAGTATGTTAACTGTACCATCTCAACACACGATGTGAAGAATGACGTCCAGGAAAACCTTACATCCTCGGAGAAGTATGTaaatacaggacagtgtgattACCCAGGCACAATAGTCAGCATGGAATACTTGATAACATGGCAGAAAATATATTCGtcgttttatttgatatcactTATCATAGTATTATTGCTTTATATTATGATTTACCACTCAGTCACTCGTAGAAGGTCAAAGAGGCGGAAGCAGAAGGCACTTAACAATATCAGTTTGAAAGCGTCTCTAAAGGAAccaccaaaacaaaacaaccacTCACCGAGTTCGTCCTACACCGTACTTGCTGTAGATGAAAACAACGAAACCACCAAGGAACCAGTTAACTTGCAGGTGGAAATGCGTGAAAATGGCGTTTCTTCTCGTCCCGTGGAGAGAGCCGCCAACGAGACCTCGCCTCTTCAACAGCAGCCGTCACGTGGTGAGCACACCCACCATCACCACCACCAAAGAGATCACGATACAATAGCCAACATAAAAACAGCGTTAATGCTTTTCATCGTTGCTGTTGTTTTTATCATCGCCTTTTTCCCTGCCTGGCTGATGGCACTGAATGCTATTGATCACAATAacattatattttatatgtattttgcaTATAATGTTACAAATCCCATCATTTATGCCTTTATGAATCCAACATTTAGAAGTGACGTAAAGAAAATATGTCACTAA